Part of the Litorilinea aerophila genome is shown below.
AGGCACGATGAAAGCACCACAGGGATGAGCAGACATGGAAGAACCCACCAGCGCCGCGTTGCTCAAACACATGGAACATCTGGGCTACGACCTGCTGCCCCAGCCCCACCCCCGCTGCCCGGGTCACCAGGGCCTGCTGGTGGCCATCCGGCGGACCCCCACCCTGGCCCACTTTGACCCGGAGGCCCTGCGCCTGCCGGTGGTGGATACCCAGGGGCTGGTCACGGTAACCACCTTCCATCAGGAACCCATCCTGCGTCTGCCCGTCTCGGTGGCGGTGGGCCGGATCCTGGTCAGCGACCGGGTCGACAAGCGGCTGGGCTTCTTCTCCTTCGGCGGCACCCTGGAAGGGGTTACCAGGCCGGATATGACCCTGTACGTGGTGCGCTCGCCGGCTCCGCTCCTGGCCCTGAGTCCCGGCTTCAGACCCACGGTGGCCGACCAGCTGGCCGCCGAGACAGAGGCCCTCATCGCTCGGAATCGCGTCCGGTGGGGCGTCAACGACACCCTGTTTCGACAGCGGCTGGCCCAACTGGCGCCCATGGAGCTCTACGTGGGGGTGCTCCACACGTTGCTCACCCAATACGCGCGGACGCCGGCCTTGCGCCACAGCTTCCCGGCGCTGTACACTACCCTGCAGGCGGAAAAGGAGTGGCTCATGCGAGAAGGCCGATGGCCTGCCCAGCCCACACCGGTGGACCAGCTTCTGGCGCCCGACTGACGGCGCAGCCCTCGATGGATGCCTCCTTTTGACACAGGCCCCATGAAAGCCTATACTCAAGCAGCGACAATCGAGGCGCGATTCTTCGACTGGCGAGACAGGCCGACAGGCTGTGAACGGCATACAGCGGACGGCGTCCAACACGTGGAACAGACCACGAGGGAGAAGGATCGCGGGGAAAGTCTGACCGTCGTACGCCTGGGCGGGGCAGTTGAGCTCCTGACAAGGAGCCCGACTGCCCTTTTTTGTTTGCCCACGAATTTGCACTGGAAATGCTCCATTCGTTTACCTCGGGCCGAAACAGAGCGAATCAACACAAAAGAACGACACGAAAGGAAAGAAGGAAAATGCCCCAGCTACGTGCACTGCTCTCCGTCTCGGACAAGAGCGGTCTGGTCCCATTCGCCCGCCGCCTCCACGAGGCCGGTGTGGAGCTCATCGCCAGTGGCGGCACAGCCCGGGCCATTGCCGACGCCGGGCTGCCGGTTCGGGCCGTGGAAGATGTCACCGGCTTCCCCGAAATCCTGGGTGGCCGGGTCAAGACCCTGCACCCCGCCATCCACGGGGGGATCCTGGCCCGGCGGACCACCCAACACCTGGAGGAGCTCCAGCAGCACGGCATTGCCCCCATCGACCTGGTAGTGGTGAACCTCTATCCCTTTCGGGAGACGATCGCCCAGGCCAATGCCACCCTGGCCACGGCTGTGGAGGAGATCGACATCGGCGGCGTGGCCCTCCTGCGGGCCGCGGCCAAAAACCATGAGTCGGTGACGGTGGTCTGCGATCCAGCCGACTACGACGCAGTGGCCGATGCCTTCGCCCAGGGCGGCACCTCGTCCATGTTCCGCAAGCGGCTGGCGGTGAAGGCCTTCCGCCATACGGCCGAGTACGACACGGCCATCGCCGCCTACCTGGCCGACCAGATCGGGGAACCCGACGATACACCCATGCCCAGCCACATCCTGGTGGATCTCAAGCTAGCCCAGCTCAACCGCTACGGCGAAAATCCCCACCAGCAGGGCGGCCTCTACATCTACGCTGGCGAAAAGGTCCCCTTCGAGGTGCTCCACGGCAAGGAAATGAGCTACAACAACTGGCTGGATCTGGATGGCTCGTGGCAGGCCGCGCAGGACTTCCGGGAGCCGACGGTGGCCATCATCAAGCACGGCAACCCCTGCGGGCTGGCCAGCGCCCCCAACCTGGCCGACGCCTACGACAAGGCCCTGGCCTCCGATCCCGTCAGTGCCTTTGGCAGCATCATTTCTGTCAACCGCCCCCTGGATGCCGAAACGGCCCGGCGCATGTCCTCCCTCTTCATCGAAGTGGTGGCCGCCCCGGCCTACGAGGAGGAGGCCCTGGAGATCCTGCGCAAGAAGAAAAACCTGCGCATCGTCCAGCCCACGGGCGTGGCCCTGCGCCCCCTCAGCCTGCGCAGCATCTACGGCGGCGTCCTGGTCCAGGAACTGGACCGCAGCCAAAACGACATGGATCCGGACAACTGGCAGATCGTCACCCGGCAGCAGCCCACCCCCGAGCAACTGGCCGACCTGGCCTTTGCCTGGCGGGTGGCCCGCCACGTCAAGAGCAACGCCATCGTCTTTGCCAAGGATCGGGCCACGGTGGGCGTGGGCGCTGGCCAGATGAGCCGGGTGGATTCGGTCATGCTGGCCGGG
Proteins encoded:
- the purH gene encoding bifunctional phosphoribosylaminoimidazolecarboxamide formyltransferase/IMP cyclohydrolase — translated: MPQLRALLSVSDKSGLVPFARRLHEAGVELIASGGTARAIADAGLPVRAVEDVTGFPEILGGRVKTLHPAIHGGILARRTTQHLEELQQHGIAPIDLVVVNLYPFRETIAQANATLATAVEEIDIGGVALLRAAAKNHESVTVVCDPADYDAVADAFAQGGTSSMFRKRLAVKAFRHTAEYDTAIAAYLADQIGEPDDTPMPSHILVDLKLAQLNRYGENPHQQGGLYIYAGEKVPFEVLHGKEMSYNNWLDLDGSWQAAQDFREPTVAIIKHGNPCGLASAPNLADAYDKALASDPVSAFGSIISVNRPLDAETARRMSSLFIEVVAAPAYEEEALEILRKKKNLRIVQPTGVALRPLSLRSIYGGVLVQELDRSQNDMDPDNWQIVTRQQPTPEQLADLAFAWRVARHVKSNAIVFAKDRATVGVGAGQMSRVDSVMLAGHKAGERAQGAVMASDAFFPFPDGIEAAAQYGITAVVQPGGSVRDEEVIAAADALGLVMAFTGTRHFRH